From one Luteolibacter sp. SL250 genomic stretch:
- a CDS encoding serine hydrolase domain-containing protein — MKRTFRMMLAAACMGSGFAKENAGTLDTALSVFREGVVEAKDVAGAVTVVGSKERVLSSGATGLADIANKRPMKTDSVAWIASMSKPVTGVAVMMMVEEGRISLDDPVAKYLPEFKDLKDAEGKEVTVTVAQCMSHTAGLQDLTKEEEMGLSTLDQVMKLTATRPVKFAPGTKWAYCQTGINVGGRIVEVVSQQNFADFLEKRLFGPLGMKDTSFYPNADQVARLALAYKKTDVGLEVEVPRVLAGKEYGDTSRYPRANGGLFSTAEDFSKFLAMVLNGGEANGQNFLKPESIQEMTKSRTDGLEKVGFVEGNAYGIGWIRVVNPGGVTASLSPGSYGHGGAYGTQAWIDPVKDRYSVLIIQHTNIGNGDNSALRGKFQQAAGK; from the coding sequence ATGAAGAGGACATTCCGCATGATGTTGGCCGCGGCCTGTATGGGCTCCGGATTCGCGAAGGAGAACGCCGGTACGCTGGACACCGCCCTTTCCGTCTTCCGCGAAGGGGTGGTGGAGGCGAAGGACGTGGCCGGTGCGGTGACCGTCGTCGGCTCGAAGGAGAGAGTGCTTTCTTCCGGAGCCACCGGTCTGGCGGACATCGCCAACAAGCGCCCGATGAAGACCGACTCCGTCGCCTGGATCGCCTCCATGTCGAAGCCTGTCACCGGCGTGGCGGTCATGATGATGGTGGAGGAAGGCCGGATCTCGCTGGATGATCCGGTGGCGAAGTACCTGCCGGAGTTCAAGGATCTGAAGGATGCGGAGGGCAAGGAGGTGACGGTCACCGTCGCCCAGTGCATGTCCCACACAGCCGGGCTCCAGGATCTCACCAAGGAGGAGGAAATGGGCCTGTCCACCCTGGACCAGGTGATGAAACTCACCGCCACCCGCCCGGTGAAATTCGCGCCCGGGACGAAGTGGGCCTACTGCCAGACGGGGATCAATGTCGGAGGGCGCATCGTGGAGGTGGTTTCCCAGCAGAACTTCGCCGACTTCCTGGAGAAACGCCTCTTCGGCCCGCTGGGCATGAAGGACACGTCATTTTATCCGAACGCGGATCAGGTGGCGCGTCTGGCCCTGGCCTACAAGAAGACGGACGTGGGTCTGGAGGTGGAAGTGCCGCGCGTGCTGGCAGGCAAGGAATACGGTGACACGAGCCGCTACCCCCGTGCGAACGGCGGGCTTTTCTCCACGGCTGAGGATTTCTCGAAATTCCTCGCCATGGTCCTCAACGGCGGCGAGGCGAACGGCCAGAATTTCCTCAAACCGGAGTCCATCCAGGAAATGACGAAGTCCCGCACGGACGGTCTGGAGAAGGTCGGCTTCGTGGAGGGGAATGCCTATGGCATCGGCTGGATCCGGGTGGTGAATCCGGGCGGGGTGACCGCGTCGCTTTCCCCCGGGTCCTACGGCCACGGTGGTGCCTATGGCACGCAGGCATGGATCGACCCGGTGAAGGACCGCTACTCGGTGCTCATCATCCAGCACACGAACATCGGCAATGGGGACAACTCCGCGTTGCGCGGGAAATTCCAGCAAGCCGCCGGGAAGTGA